The following DNA comes from Fervidibacillus albus.
TTGTGTTTTTTAATTGAAGAACCGAAACTCCGAACCATTTCCATAAGAGGATAATGGGGGTATAATGGGGATAGCAAAAATATGGCTTTCATCCCGATGTTGAATGAAAAGGGGGACCCACCGATGGAATTGGCAAACTGTTCGCGTTGTGGAAAAGTATTTGTCAAAACGTCCATTCGCGATGTATGTGAAACTTGTTATCAAGAGGAAGAGGCGGCCTTTGAAAAGGTGAATCAATTTTTAAAAAAACGGGAAAATCGGACCGCTTCCATGGCACAAGTGATCGAAGCAACGGGTGTAGAGGAAGAATTGATCTTGAAATTTATTAAAAAAGGACGCATTCGCTTAATTCAATTTCCGAACCTGAGCTATCCGTGTGATAAATGCGGAGCACCAATTCAAAAGGGGCGTCTATGTGAAAACTGTCAACGGGAATTTCGAACGGAATTGGAACAGTTTGAAGATGAACAGAAGCGACAAAGAGAATTGGAAGAACGAGCGAAAACGTATTACGCCATCGACGAAAAATATCGAAAACGGTAAAATGTTAAAAAATATCCCGTGGGAACCGTCGATGGGAATAGTCGTGAACTTACGAAGGAAAACGATTAAACATTCCGGTAAAACAACCGATATAACAAATAGCGAAAGAGTTTACGGAAAAGTGAGGATTGAACATGAAAATTACAAATCACGGGACGTCCGGACTAAACCCGTATGTACGTGAATGGCAAAAGGCGAACCAACAGACGACGAGAACGGGAAATGAAAAAGACAAAATTGAAATTTCTCAAGAAGCGATGGAAATGCAAAAACAAGGGGAGCCGACCAAACAGGAAAAAATCGCCCAACTAAAGACGGAAATCGAAAATGGAACGTATGTGGTCGATCCCCATAAACTTGCCGAAAAATTATTAACAGTTTTCCATCAAAAAGGGGAAACGGGTGAATCGTAAATAATGATGAAAGGTGAGGGCGATGAAATACAACGGACTCATTCGAATTTTAGATAAAGAACTACAAATTTATGAACAATTGTACGAGCTGACGATCAAAAAGGTCGAGATTATAAAAAAAGGAAAGATCGAAGCCCTCAACGAATTCATGAAAAAAGAACAAAAACTCGTCACAAACATGCAAATGATGGAAAACGAACGGCATAAAGAATTGAAACGGCTTTATCCGGCGGAAACGGAACTGGTGACCATTAGCCGATGTATCCGAGATGCTGAAGGGAAAGAGAAAGCGATTTTGCAAAATGTCTATGAACGGCTTTCTCAAATTTTGCAAAGGACGAAACAACAAAACGAATTGAATCAACAACTGCTCGTAAACTCATTGCAATTTGTTAATTTTTCGCTTCAGTTATTCCACCCGCGACCGGATACGATGACATATCAACCGAAAACGGGGAAACAGGAAAATTACGATACCCCTTCCCTTTTTAATTCCGAAGCTTAGACGATTCACCGATTCATTTTTAACATTTCAAACGAATAGGCTAATGGTTGTTTACTATCAATGAGATTGGAGGTTACAAAATAATGATTCCTACCTTCCTTGGGCTGGAAACGGCCAAACGCGGAATAAACACCCAGCAAACAGCTTTATATACAACAAGTCACAACATTGCCAATGCGAATACGGAAGGGTATACGAGACAACGGGTTGACTTTACCCAAACGACCCCTTATCCAGGAACGGGGATGAACCGGCCGGAAATTCCCGGACAAATCGGTACCGGTGTACAGGCAGGAAGTATCGAACGGGTTCGGGAAAGTTTTCTCGATGCCCAATACCGGATGGAAAACAATAAACTTGGCTACTACAGTACGCTAAGTAGTGCCTTGTCGAAAATGGAAGATATTATGAATGAACCAACGGACAGTGGGCTTCATAGCGTCATGGAACAATTTTGGAGTTCCCTTCAAGATTTGGCGAACCATACGGAAAATACCGGTGCACGGGAAGTCGTAGCGGCAACCGGAGAAATGGTAGCCGATACAATTCAATATTATTATAATTCTTTAGTCCGAATTCAAACGGATTTAGGCAATGAAATTAACGTGCAAGTCAATGAAGTCAACTCGATCATCTCCCAAATTAATCAATTGAATGAGCAAATCGCTAGTGTCGAACCCCACGGTCAGTTGCCAAACGATTTATATGACCAACGGGATTTACTCGTCGATCAATTGTCCGGAATGATTAATATTAAAGTAACGAATGTTGTACC
Coding sequences within:
- a CDS encoding TIGR03826 family flagellar region protein, producing the protein MELANCSRCGKVFVKTSIRDVCETCYQEEEAAFEKVNQFLKKRENRTASMAQVIEATGVEEELILKFIKKGRIRLIQFPNLSYPCDKCGAPIQKGRLCENCQREFRTELEQFEDEQKRQRELEERAKTYYAIDEKYRKR
- the flgM gene encoding flagellar biosynthesis anti-sigma factor FlgM, with product MKITNHGTSGLNPYVREWQKANQQTTRTGNEKDKIEISQEAMEMQKQGEPTKQEKIAQLKTEIENGTYVVDPHKLAEKLLTVFHQKGETGES
- a CDS encoding flagellar protein FlgN codes for the protein MKYNGLIRILDKELQIYEQLYELTIKKVEIIKKGKIEALNEFMKKEQKLVTNMQMMENERHKELKRLYPAETELVTISRCIRDAEGKEKAILQNVYERLSQILQRTKQQNELNQQLLVNSLQFVNFSLQLFHPRPDTMTYQPKTGKQENYDTPSLFNSEA